A window of the Lysinibacillus irui genome harbors these coding sequences:
- a CDS encoding nucleotidyltransferase produces MQAVGIVVEYNPFHNGHAYHLKQAKKVAQADIVIAVMSGTFLQRGEPAMVDKWTRTKMALAGGVDIVIELPYVYSTAPASDFAKGAISLLSAVGCESFAFGSENGSIQPFLNTFELIDHNRSEYDILIKESLKTGASYPKSLHYAYEQLSQKFPAPYIDLAQPNNILGFHYLEAAKSLGSHIKPLTIPRIAAGYHDVLKEDSSIASATGIRKALASTSSLQSVQNVVPESTFDFLADWYNKYNHFASWERFWPLLQFTIIRHTPSELTRYAEVTEGIENAIVKAAKTSNSFNSFMEKVKSKRYTWTRLQRMITHIYTGFTKEQLQSFEQPTFIRLLGMSSKGQAYIGKHKKDIELPLISRVAATNDAMLAIDIHAAELYNLSIEQGTKDRPLPKDYQTPPIRC; encoded by the coding sequence ATGCAAGCGGTTGGAATTGTTGTTGAATATAATCCTTTTCACAATGGACATGCTTATCATTTAAAACAGGCTAAAAAAGTAGCACAGGCGGATATCGTCATTGCAGTGATGAGCGGAACATTTTTACAACGTGGAGAACCTGCCATGGTTGATAAATGGACACGTACTAAAATGGCCCTTGCTGGCGGTGTGGATATAGTGATCGAGCTTCCTTATGTCTATAGTACAGCACCTGCCTCCGATTTTGCAAAAGGCGCTATTTCTTTATTAAGCGCTGTTGGCTGTGAGTCGTTTGCCTTTGGTAGTGAGAATGGTTCTATTCAACCGTTTTTGAACACTTTTGAGCTGATTGACCACAACCGTTCAGAATATGACATACTTATTAAAGAAAGCCTTAAAACAGGTGCAAGCTATCCTAAAAGTCTACATTATGCCTATGAACAGCTTTCTCAGAAGTTCCCTGCTCCATACATCGATCTTGCTCAACCAAATAATATTCTGGGCTTTCATTATCTTGAAGCAGCCAAGTCACTTGGGAGCCATATTAAACCACTAACAATTCCTCGCATCGCAGCAGGCTATCATGATGTTTTAAAGGAAGATTCATCGATCGCCAGTGCAACGGGTATACGTAAAGCTCTTGCGTCCACAAGTTCTTTACAGAGTGTGCAAAATGTTGTCCCAGAGTCCACTTTTGACTTTTTAGCTGATTGGTATAATAAATATAACCATTTTGCAAGCTGGGAAAGATTTTGGCCATTATTGCAGTTCACTATAATAAGACATACACCTTCAGAACTCACTCGTTATGCAGAAGTAACAGAAGGTATTGAAAATGCCATAGTGAAGGCAGCCAAGACCAGCAATTCTTTCAATAGCTTTATGGAAAAAGTAAAATCCAAACGTTATACATGGACTCGTCTTCAACGTATGATCACACATATTTATACTGGCTTTACAAAAGAACAGCTTCAAAGTTTTGAACAGCCAACCTTTATTCGATTACTAGGCATGAGTTCTAAAGGACAAGCTTATATAGGTAAGCACAAAAAGGATATTGAGTTACCTTTAATTAGCCGAGTAGCAGCTACCAATGATGCGATGTTAGCTATCGATATTCATGCTGCTGAGCTATACAATTTGAGTATCGAACAAGGAACAAAGGATCGCCCCCTACCTAAGGACTATCAAACACCGCCTATCCGTTGTTAA
- the rsmD gene encoding 16S rRNA (guanine(966)-N(2))-methyltransferase RsmD, protein MRVVAGERKGMPLKAIAGNTTRPTTDKVKESIFNIIGPFFDGGIALDLFAGSGGLGIESLSRGAERAIFIEKDAKAFQVLQENIKKCRYEEDTELFRIDAKRAVKALLKRDITFKLVFLDPPYHQQEYYDLVQILVDNDKVQRNGIILCEHAKEVQLPQHFGEFVLTRQETYGGTIISVYRCKEEEGE, encoded by the coding sequence ATGAGAGTTGTAGCAGGAGAACGCAAAGGAATGCCGTTAAAAGCAATAGCTGGAAATACGACAAGACCTACAACAGACAAAGTAAAGGAATCGATTTTTAATATTATCGGTCCGTTTTTTGACGGAGGGATTGCACTTGATTTGTTTGCCGGAAGTGGAGGCTTGGGTATTGAATCATTAAGCCGAGGGGCGGAGCGTGCTATTTTTATTGAAAAAGACGCCAAAGCATTCCAGGTGCTACAAGAAAATATAAAAAAATGTCGCTATGAAGAGGATACAGAGCTCTTTCGAATTGATGCAAAGCGTGCTGTGAAAGCGCTATTAAAACGTGATATTACCTTTAAATTAGTCTTTTTAGATCCTCCTTATCATCAACAGGAATATTATGATTTAGTACAGATTCTTGTTGACAACGATAAAGTTCAACGAAATGGTATTATTTTATGTGAACATGCAAAAGAGGTACAATTACCTCAGCATTTTGGGGAGTTTGTTTTAACAAGACAAGAAACATATGGCGGAACTATCATTTCGGTTTATCGCTGTAAAGAGGAAGAGGGAGAATAA
- a CDS encoding enoyl-CoA hydratase/isomerase family protein: MSYKIDNADGIMTFTINREEKRNAVNDEVMDGLQEVITYIRQHEDVRFLVVTGAGDKSFCSGGDLSEFHSLETEDEAFGMLSKMGKILYELATLPVPTIALINGTAVGGGCEIATACDFRLVASHAKCGFIQGTLAITSGWGGGTYLFERGLRHDRAMKMLVDAKPYPAQLLYEIGWAMRVFEGSKEEALDDFIEHMRKIHPSVHKAYKEIELRKWRECNMYERVMEEVRTCAKLWESDAHHQAVNNFLTKNNNK; the protein is encoded by the coding sequence ATGTCTTATAAAATTGATAATGCTGATGGCATTATGACGTTTACAATTAATCGTGAAGAGAAGCGGAATGCGGTTAATGATGAGGTTATGGATGGTCTTCAAGAAGTCATTACATATATTCGTCAGCATGAAGATGTCCGATTTTTAGTAGTGACAGGTGCTGGTGATAAATCATTTTGTTCTGGTGGGGATTTATCAGAGTTTCATTCGTTAGAAACAGAAGATGAGGCATTTGGTATGTTAAGTAAGATGGGGAAAATATTATATGAACTTGCAACACTGCCGGTGCCGACTATTGCTCTTATAAATGGTACTGCTGTTGGAGGTGGTTGTGAGATTGCTACAGCCTGTGATTTTCGTCTAGTGGCAAGTCATGCGAAGTGTGGCTTTATTCAAGGGACCTTAGCGATTACAAGTGGTTGGGGTGGTGGTACATACTTATTTGAGCGGGGATTACGCCATGATCGTGCGATGAAGATGCTTGTAGATGCAAAGCCATATCCCGCACAGCTATTATATGAGATAGGGTGGGCTATGCGTGTTTTTGAAGGCTCGAAAGAAGAAGCGTTGGATGATTTTATTGAACATATGCGTAAAATCCATCCTTCTGTTCATAAGGCGTATAAAGAAATTGAACTTCGGAAGTGGCGTGAATGCAATATGTATGAGCGTGTAATGGAGGAAGTTCGGACATGTGCAAAGTTGTGGGAAAGTGACGCGCACCACCAAGCAGTTAATAATTTCTTGACAAAGAATAATAATAAGTAA
- a CDS encoding SepM family pheromone-processing serine protease: protein MKKKIGIYAVLLVVICFLMLYRLDAYIMKPGSAYDVSKFVTVDSKEADSLGSLSLMTVAMQQATPFSYLWAKVQKYQKLMDMEQVRNPLEDDEEYNIRQLKLMSDSQFNAKYVAFQRAGLETKVHFNGVFILNVLDGGASDGILKAGDEIIEVDGQKITSQQMLVDLLKPKQLGDKVTIQFKRNEERKQETITLQEIPNTQEHRAGLGISYTESKSIETIPKVTMKTEDIGGPSAGLMFTLEILDQLLDEDLTKGYAIAGTGEMLIDGSVGRIGGIDYKVIAADRDGMEIFFAPDDEISKEMKAKYPELESNYATAVKTAKEIKTKMKIVPVKTVDDAIDYLKQLQPK, encoded by the coding sequence GTGAAGAAAAAAATTGGAATTTATGCAGTGTTGTTAGTCGTGATTTGTTTTTTGATGTTATACCGACTAGACGCGTATATTATGAAACCTGGAAGTGCCTATGATGTCAGTAAATTTGTAACTGTCGATAGCAAAGAGGCAGATAGTTTGGGATCATTAAGTTTAATGACTGTCGCGATGCAGCAAGCCACACCGTTTTCGTATTTATGGGCAAAAGTTCAAAAATATCAAAAACTAATGGATATGGAGCAAGTACGAAACCCTTTAGAAGATGATGAGGAATATAATATTCGACAGTTAAAATTAATGTCTGATTCTCAGTTTAATGCGAAATATGTAGCTTTCCAAAGGGCTGGGTTAGAGACAAAGGTGCATTTTAATGGCGTATTTATATTAAATGTGTTAGATGGCGGAGCATCGGACGGTATTTTAAAAGCTGGGGATGAAATTATCGAGGTTGACGGTCAAAAAATAACGAGCCAGCAAATGCTTGTTGACCTTTTAAAGCCTAAGCAGCTTGGAGATAAGGTAACAATTCAATTTAAACGTAATGAAGAACGCAAACAGGAGACCATTACGTTGCAGGAAATCCCTAATACGCAAGAACATAGAGCAGGTTTAGGGATATCTTATACAGAAAGCAAATCTATCGAAACAATTCCGAAAGTAACGATGAAAACGGAGGATATCGGAGGGCCTTCAGCTGGTTTGATGTTTACGCTTGAAATATTGGATCAGCTTCTTGATGAAGATTTAACGAAAGGCTACGCAATTGCTGGTACTGGTGAAATGCTAATAGACGGTTCTGTAGGTAGAATTGGCGGAATTGATTATAAGGTTATTGCAGCTGATCGAGATGGCATGGAAATCTTCTTTGCGCCAGATGATGAAATTTCTAAAGAAATGAAGGCGAAATATCCAGAGCTAGAATCTAATTATGCAACTGCTGTAAAAACGGCAAAAGAAATCAAAACCAAAATGAAAATTGTTCCAGTGAAAACGGTAGATGATGCCATCGACTATTTAAAGCAGCTACAGCCAAAATAA
- a CDS encoding transcriptional regulator — protein sequence MELKKRKDQWTKEDDERLAEIVLHNVQNGKTQLEAFEMAAAELGRTKQACGFRWNKTLRGQYSQSLLAVRNQPQQSMRSHLKLALTSFDELTEAYQTLEMKHRELQNEHEKLVKWLQQGYSLMKD from the coding sequence ATGGAATTGAAAAAAAGAAAAGATCAATGGACAAAGGAAGACGATGAAAGACTAGCAGAGATTGTCTTGCATAATGTGCAAAATGGTAAAACGCAGCTAGAAGCCTTTGAAATGGCGGCTGCAGAACTAGGTCGTACAAAACAAGCATGTGGTTTCCGCTGGAATAAAACATTACGTGGTCAATATAGTCAGTCGCTATTAGCTGTGCGAAATCAGCCGCAACAATCTATGCGAAGTCACTTGAAATTGGCATTGACAAGTTTTGACGAATTAACTGAGGCTTATCAAACGCTTGAAATGAAGCATCGTGAATTGCAAAATGAGCATGAGAAATTGGTGAAATGGCTACAGCAAGGCTATTCATTGATGAAAGATTAA
- the rpmF gene encoding 50S ribosomal protein L32 yields the protein MAVPFRRTSKTAKRKRRTHFKLSVPGMVTCPNCGEAKLSHRVCKACGQYKGKEVVSK from the coding sequence ATGGCTGTACCATTTAGAAGAACTTCTAAAACTGCAAAAAGAAAGCGTCGTACGCATTTCAAATTATCTGTACCTGGTATGGTAACTTGCCCTAACTGTGGTGAGGCTAAATTATCACACCGTGTTTGCAAAGCTTGCGGACAATACAAAGGTAAAGAAGTAGTTAGCAAATAA
- the bshC gene encoding bacillithiol biosynthesis cysteine-adding enzyme BshC, producing the protein MKLESIQVPIKNHVLADYWSPNTAIHQFFEYDYNDQAFEDRAKHLAQHARDQKELTAIIRQFMEPFGLSQKANEHLEQLEQGAMVVVGGQQAGILTGPLYSVHKAISVIALAKEQSVKLQQPVIPVFWIAGEDHDLEEINHTYTVHGELLKKRAYSERSRRKTMASATTLNKEAMTQLINTIVRDIGETEFTEALIKQLVDALNDSETFTDFFVCLMNQLFKEEGLLLIDAADFQFRQFESKYFAQIIQNNEEIARVVTEKEEELEQAGYGKPILATAEAANLFYVEDGERHLLERKNELFVNLAANIKFSQEELLDIAEKHPERLSNNVVTRPLMQEMALPVLAFVGGPGELAYWATLKNAFKVLDLQMPIFAPRLHITIVTRHVEQLLREHQLTVSDVWEGKALQLKERFIADVQDSEAKRQIHDMQQLLTEKYEELASYLEKQQLHLDKILEKNQENHAKQFDYLQQKIEQTVLSKHETTIRKFTTLQNELYPNDGFQERTYNPYQYFNEFGPMLITEMLKQNYSIGKHHYLLYL; encoded by the coding sequence ATGAAACTGGAGTCTATCCAAGTACCTATAAAAAATCATGTGCTAGCAGATTACTGGTCGCCAAATACTGCTATTCATCAGTTTTTTGAATATGATTATAATGATCAAGCTTTTGAGGATCGAGCGAAGCATTTAGCCCAACATGCCCGTGATCAAAAAGAATTAACAGCTATCATCCGACAATTTATGGAGCCGTTTGGGCTATCCCAAAAAGCGAACGAACACTTAGAACAACTAGAGCAAGGAGCTATGGTAGTAGTTGGTGGACAACAAGCAGGTATCTTAACTGGCCCTCTTTACTCCGTTCATAAAGCTATTTCAGTGATAGCATTAGCCAAAGAGCAAAGTGTAAAGCTGCAACAGCCTGTTATCCCTGTTTTTTGGATAGCCGGAGAAGATCATGATTTAGAAGAAATTAATCACACGTATACAGTTCATGGAGAACTACTGAAAAAGCGTGCATACAGTGAGCGATCTAGACGTAAGACGATGGCGTCTGCAACAACGTTAAACAAAGAAGCGATGACACAATTGATTAACACAATTGTTCGAGATATTGGTGAAACGGAGTTTACGGAAGCGCTAATTAAACAATTGGTGGACGCATTAAATGATAGTGAAACATTTACGGATTTCTTTGTTTGTTTAATGAATCAACTGTTCAAAGAAGAAGGCTTGTTGTTAATTGATGCTGCTGACTTCCAATTCCGCCAATTTGAAAGTAAATATTTTGCACAAATTATTCAAAACAATGAAGAAATTGCTAGAGTAGTAACCGAAAAGGAAGAAGAGCTTGAGCAAGCAGGCTACGGGAAGCCTATTTTGGCAACAGCTGAAGCAGCCAATTTATTCTATGTGGAGGATGGAGAACGTCATCTTTTAGAACGGAAAAATGAGCTGTTTGTTAATTTAGCAGCGAACATCAAGTTTTCACAAGAAGAGCTACTAGATATTGCAGAAAAGCACCCTGAACGTTTAAGTAATAACGTAGTGACTCGTCCTTTGATGCAGGAGATGGCACTGCCTGTCCTAGCGTTTGTTGGAGGACCTGGTGAATTGGCCTATTGGGCTACACTGAAAAATGCATTCAAGGTATTAGATCTACAAATGCCAATTTTTGCACCACGTCTTCATATCACAATTGTTACAAGACATGTAGAACAGTTGTTACGTGAGCATCAACTAACGGTTTCAGACGTTTGGGAAGGAAAGGCATTGCAATTGAAAGAACGCTTTATTGCAGATGTTCAGGATAGTGAAGCGAAGCGTCAAATTCATGACATGCAGCAATTATTAACTGAAAAGTATGAGGAGCTAGCATCCTACTTAGAGAAACAACAATTGCATTTAGATAAAATCCTTGAGAAAAATCAAGAAAATCATGCGAAGCAATTTGATTACCTACAGCAAAAAATTGAACAAACTGTACTAAGTAAGCATGAAACGACTATTCGTAAATTCACGACATTGCAAAATGAGTTGTACCCAAATGATGGTTTCCAAGAGAGAACCTATAATCCATACCAATATTTCAATGAGTTTGGACCTATGTTAATAACTGAAATGCTAAAGCAAAATTATAGCATCGGTAAACACCACTATTTACTTTATTTATAA
- a CDS encoding DUF3397 domain-containing protein gives MKDLLHIVISIIIFCPIVLFVIVYLVGRKIKIRGTHAFGAASDVTTLCLFFSVPLAIGVLWRVNVGALLVILALMMAMIFTYIDWRTKKELEVMPLLKKIWRFLFLILSTAYVVICIVGVIQSIIEYLHVV, from the coding sequence TTGAAAGACCTTTTACATATCGTGATTAGTATCATTATTTTTTGTCCAATAGTTCTTTTTGTTATTGTTTATCTCGTAGGTAGAAAAATTAAAATTCGTGGCACACATGCTTTTGGAGCAGCCTCTGATGTTACGACATTGTGTTTGTTTTTTTCGGTCCCCTTAGCTATTGGGGTGTTGTGGCGTGTGAATGTAGGAGCACTTTTAGTGATTCTTGCACTAATGATGGCTATGATTTTTACATATATTGATTGGCGAACGAAAAAGGAACTAGAAGTGATGCCGTTATTAAAGAAGATTTGGCGTTTTTTGTTTTTAATACTTAGTACAGCATACGTAGTCATTTGTATCGTAGGCGTTATTCAATCCATTATAGAATATTTACATGTAGTCTAA
- a CDS encoding YceD family protein yields MKWSIHQLSKYRQNGMPIDAFVQLDEVMERNQDIRAISPVHVKGLCTFGASQMTCQLTVTATLTLPCARTWEDVEFPIEVETVEIFSWIDEDKRGDDDGDIHYIDGEVIDMKPVLEELILLEVPMQVFKENSEGQMHGGKNWSYATDEDVELHKKADEQKVDPRLAALAKYFDQTDE; encoded by the coding sequence ATGAAATGGTCAATTCATCAATTATCTAAATACCGCCAAAACGGGATGCCAATCGATGCCTTTGTCCAGCTGGATGAAGTGATGGAGCGAAACCAGGATATTCGAGCAATTTCGCCCGTTCATGTAAAAGGGCTATGTACTTTTGGTGCATCGCAAATGACATGTCAGTTAACTGTGACAGCGACGTTAACACTTCCATGTGCTCGCACGTGGGAGGATGTTGAGTTTCCTATCGAAGTTGAGACAGTTGAAATTTTTAGCTGGATTGACGAAGATAAGCGAGGAGACGATGACGGAGACATTCACTATATTGACGGTGAAGTCATCGACATGAAACCAGTTCTTGAGGAATTAATTTTACTTGAGGTACCAATGCAAGTGTTCAAAGAAAATTCTGAAGGACAAATGCATGGTGGTAAAAATTGGTCTTATGCAACAGATGAAGACGTAGAGCTACACAAAAAAGCTGATGAACAAAAAGTGGATCCAAGACTAGCTGCTTTAGCTAAGTATTTTGATCAAACAGACGAATAG
- a CDS encoding RNA polymerase II, with the protein MKFALSFFSILALIITGTLFFQYHAYSSDLETGIGDFHYSQEIEIVYRENSLDIRHHFKNLPNQKVKIKWPEKATNASCFIENEKSCERLSDEVSYFAKGETKSQSVSYIIPIEGGLKNKMLLQNVFATLMNGEASYSIVSISTDSKVNGQWITGLSLVGQQQLVHVNYTMFRGDGTVQDLYWQAGKLKVQEQSPVLSIYAQQAIPNDFLKSFENLQFLNDEHIAIIQEKSPVVAHDERLLFLPTLTAQAVEQEVILSQIKSQFKFVDSPEWLPEVVASYLLNDQIGGERTKKIITNLNEYMTDNQQQAWQETLKKLGDESISPDTLDKYLSQVLDAKTSYFTLNAQQKNGIYPLLFEDARDVYVNDVLKEDVRVIRYEGQTLYTADTLLPELGYSAEEGQNGYYVNSEHRTFRFPKEPGFYVFNQRRYSTISEPIIKIADHYYVEEAWLQRLFLVELQKKDERIQVLAQEQ; encoded by the coding sequence ATTATTACAGGAACGTTATTTTTCCAATATCATGCTTATTCTTCTGATCTAGAAACTGGCATAGGTGATTTTCATTACTCACAGGAAATAGAAATTGTTTATCGTGAAAATAGCTTGGATATTCGTCACCATTTTAAAAATCTGCCGAATCAAAAGGTGAAGATTAAATGGCCAGAAAAAGCAACGAATGCTAGTTGCTTTATCGAAAATGAAAAAAGCTGTGAACGTTTATCAGATGAAGTTTCTTATTTTGCAAAAGGAGAAACAAAATCACAATCTGTGTCATACATAATTCCCATTGAGGGTGGCTTAAAAAATAAGATGCTCCTTCAAAATGTTTTTGCTACACTAATGAATGGTGAAGCATCTTATTCAATTGTATCTATTTCGACGGACAGTAAAGTGAATGGACAATGGATTACAGGTCTATCATTAGTTGGTCAACAACAATTAGTTCATGTCAATTATACAATGTTTAGAGGAGATGGAACGGTTCAAGATCTTTATTGGCAAGCAGGTAAGCTTAAAGTACAAGAGCAATCCCCTGTATTATCGATCTATGCCCAGCAGGCCATTCCGAATGATTTCCTAAAATCATTCGAAAATTTACAGTTTTTAAATGATGAACATATTGCCATTATTCAAGAAAAAAGTCCAGTAGTAGCTCATGATGAGAGATTGTTATTTTTACCAACGCTTACTGCACAAGCTGTTGAACAGGAAGTGATTTTGTCACAAATTAAATCTCAATTTAAATTTGTGGATTCTCCAGAATGGTTACCTGAAGTTGTGGCATCCTACTTATTAAACGACCAAATTGGCGGAGAAAGAACGAAGAAAATTATCACGAACTTAAATGAATATATGACGGATAATCAACAACAAGCTTGGCAGGAAACGCTGAAAAAACTAGGGGATGAATCGATTTCACCGGATACATTGGACAAGTATTTATCGCAAGTATTAGATGCTAAGACATCCTATTTTACATTAAACGCGCAGCAAAAAAATGGAATATATCCACTTTTATTTGAGGATGCACGAGATGTGTATGTCAATGATGTGTTGAAGGAAGACGTACGTGTTATTCGCTATGAAGGGCAAACGTTGTATACTGCAGATACATTATTACCTGAGCTTGGTTACTCAGCTGAGGAAGGGCAGAATGGTTATTATGTAAATAGTGAGCATCGTACATTCCGCTTCCCTAAAGAGCCAGGATTCTATGTCTTCAATCAACGAAGATATTCGACTATTTCTGAACCAATTATTAAGATTGCTGATCATTATTATGTAGAAGAGGCTTGGTTACAACGTTTATTCTTGGTAGAATTACAAAAGAAAGATGAGCGAATTCAAGTATTAGCACAAGAACAATAA
- a CDS encoding ketopantoate reductase family protein, with protein MKVAIIGAGAVGQLTASFLAESGTSVSLVVRRQEQVNELNTKKLTRINVDGTKTVQNIVSTTNLTSLPMQDLLVIAVKYSHLQQLYKQLALLPSDMPLLFMQNGLAHFEEVLNLPQKNIAFCSVSFGAQRVDQTTVCHRGVGLCKIAVERGKQHTFEKLLQLHCSLFPVEMVSNAEQMLFDKAILNSLINPLTAVLQLNNGELVTNKQAFLLMENIYQELTEAFENMEHSISFGDVVDLCRKTAENTSSMLADRLQGRKSEIETIVGVILNKALAKGHHLPTLRTLYHQVLALEESGERS; from the coding sequence ATGAAAGTGGCCATAATAGGTGCCGGAGCAGTTGGTCAATTAACAGCAAGTTTTTTAGCTGAGTCGGGTACATCGGTATCATTGGTTGTGAGAAGACAGGAGCAGGTTAATGAGCTAAATACTAAAAAGTTGACACGTATCAACGTGGACGGAACTAAAACTGTGCAAAATATTGTTTCTACAACAAATTTGACTTCTCTTCCAATGCAAGATTTACTAGTGATTGCTGTAAAATATAGTCATTTGCAACAGCTCTATAAACAATTAGCTTTATTACCAAGTGATATGCCGTTATTATTTATGCAAAATGGATTAGCGCATTTTGAGGAAGTGTTAAACTTACCACAAAAAAACATTGCCTTTTGCTCTGTGTCCTTTGGTGCTCAAAGGGTAGATCAAACAACGGTTTGTCATAGAGGAGTAGGACTGTGTAAAATTGCTGTAGAACGAGGGAAACAACACACCTTTGAGAAGTTACTTCAATTACATTGTTCTTTGTTTCCTGTTGAAATGGTTAGTAATGCGGAGCAAATGCTTTTTGACAAAGCCATACTTAATAGTTTGATTAATCCTTTAACTGCTGTACTACAATTAAACAACGGGGAGTTAGTAACAAATAAACAAGCGTTTTTACTGATGGAAAATATTTATCAAGAGCTTACTGAAGCGTTTGAAAACATGGAACACTCCATATCTTTTGGTGATGTGGTAGACTTATGTAGGAAAACAGCCGAAAATACATCATCTATGCTGGCGGATCGCCTGCAGGGTAGAAAAAGTGAAATTGAAACAATAGTTGGCGTCATTTTAAACAAAGCATTGGCAAAGGGTCATCATTTGCCAACTTTGCGTACTTTATATCACCAAGTACTTGCACTAGAGGAGAGCGGTGAAAGAAGTTGA
- the mraZ gene encoding division/cell wall cluster transcriptional repressor MraZ, with the protein MFMGEYQHSVDAKGRLIVPAKFRDALGETFVVTRGLDNCLFGYPMNEWRKLEEKLKGLPMTKKDTRAFARFFFSGATEVEIDKQGRINIPTTLMQHAHLVKECVVLGVSNRIEIWAKDAWEDYFSESEQSFNEIAENMIGFDF; encoded by the coding sequence ATGTTCATGGGAGAATATCAACACTCCGTTGATGCGAAAGGGCGATTAATCGTACCGGCAAAATTTCGTGACGCTTTAGGCGAAACGTTTGTTGTTACAAGAGGTCTCGATAACTGTCTATTTGGCTATCCTATGAATGAATGGCGAAAACTCGAAGAAAAATTAAAAGGTTTACCAATGACCAAAAAAGATACACGTGCATTTGCAAGGTTTTTCTTTTCTGGAGCAACAGAGGTAGAAATAGACAAGCAGGGGCGCATCAATATCCCAACAACACTTATGCAACATGCACATCTTGTCAAGGAGTGTGTGGTGTTAGGCGTTTCAAATCGAATTGAGATTTGGGCTAAAGATGCTTGGGAAGATTACTTTAGTGAGTCTGAACAATCTTTTAATGAAATTGCAGAAAATATGATTGGCTTTGATTTTTAA
- the coaD gene encoding pantetheine-phosphate adenylyltransferase, translated as MSEKIAVVPGSFDPVTFGHLDIIKRAADVFDIVYVAVLNNSAKNPLFSVEERMALMAEVTKTLPNVRIESSSGLLIDYAKEKKAKAIVRGLRAVSDFEYEMQITSMNRFLDETIETFFIMTKNQYSFLSSSIVKEVAKYGSDVSELVPTCVVQALKEKYNFDK; from the coding sequence TTGTCTGAGAAAATTGCTGTAGTTCCTGGGAGTTTTGACCCTGTCACATTCGGCCATCTAGATATTATCAAGCGTGCGGCAGATGTGTTTGACATTGTATATGTAGCAGTATTAAACAATTCAGCGAAGAATCCGTTGTTTTCCGTAGAGGAACGTATGGCTTTAATGGCTGAAGTTACAAAAACATTACCAAATGTTCGTATAGAAAGTTCTTCGGGCCTTCTTATTGACTATGCCAAGGAAAAAAAGGCGAAAGCAATTGTTCGTGGTTTACGAGCAGTTTCAGATTTTGAATATGAAATGCAAATTACTTCTATGAACCGTTTCCTAGATGAAACCATTGAAACATTTTTTATTATGACGAAGAATCAATATTCCTTCCTAAGTTCTAGTATAGTAAAAGAAGTTGCGAAATACGGTAGTGATGTTAGTGAACTAGTTCCAACATGTGTCGTACAAGCTTTAAAAGAAAAGTATAATTTTGATAAATAA